TCCTCTCGGTATTGCCATACGCGCTGGCATAGTAGATCAGCAACTGGCGCGGCTCATTCACAGGCAGCGGTTCAGACCATTTCTCATAGGCGGCAAGGTATTTTGACAGATCCTGGCGCAGGATGGGTCCATGGCTGGGAGCGATCATGGTGAACTGGAGCTCGTTGATTTTATTCAGGCTGTTACGCACCATCTTTTTAAAGGGCCGCATAATGGTGCCGAAGTAGTGCGCAAAGTCACTCCAGCTGTCGCGGGTAATCTCGTCATTGAAGAGGTGGCTGTCGCAAAAATGGGCTCCGAAGAGATCGCAGGTAAAGAGAATCTCTGCTTCAGGCTGCAGCGTGATCATGGTGTCGGGCCAATGGATGAAGGGGGCGGGGAAAAACTGCAATTGTTTGCCGCCGAGGTCAATGGTCTCGCCGTTTTCGACCGTACGGATGCGAACCGGCCGATTGAGGACATTCTGGACGTATCGGGCGGCCGGTTTCGAGCAGATCACCTCGGCTTGAGGAGCCTTGTCGAGAAGGGCGGCCAGGCTGCCGGAGTGGTCCATCTCGTTATGCTGGATCACAATATAGGCTATCTCTGAATAATCGGTCAGTTCGGCGATATGTTCGAGATAGGGCTGGGAGAACTTGTCCTTGACCGTATCGATGATCGCTACCTTTTCCCCCTTGATCAAATAACTGTTGTAGGTGGTGCCGTTCTTGGTCTGCATGATAATGTCAAAGATACGCAGATCGGGATGAAGAGCGCCGATCCAGTAGATATCCGGCTTTATCAATACAGGCTTCATATCCTATCCTCCCAAATTCTTTAGCTCAATAACTCCACAAAGGCAGAAAATATTTCAAGGCCGATCAAGCCCGCTCGATTTTGATTTTGTATCCTTCAAGTCTGATCTCCTCGACCCTGCAGCTGCCGGCATCCACATCGTTGACACCGATGACATCGGAGTGATGAAAGCAGGTGGTGAGCGCCTCTTCCGGTGAACGGGCGACCCGGAGATTCCAGCAAGGATTGTGGCCGAGGTGATAGACCAGATAGAGTTTCAATTCATCCATTTTGTGGCTCCTGATCACGTTTGTTTTTTGAACGTTTCCGATAGTCGTCGATCGCTGCCTTGAGGGCATCTTCGGCAAGGACACTACAATGCATCTTGATTTTCGGCAAGCCGCCGAGGGCCTTGGCTACCGCCTTATTGGAGATCTGCAGGGCTTCGTCGAGACTTTTGCCCTTGACCAGTTCGGTGACCATGGAACTGGTGGCAATCGCGGCGCCGCAGCCAAAGGTCTTGAATTTGGCATCGGTGATATGACCATTCTCGATGCGCAGAGTGAGTTTCATGACGTCACCACAGGCCGGATTGCCGACGATGCCGACGCCGTCGGCGTCTTCAATCATCCCGACATTGCGAGGGTGTTCGTAATGATCCATCACCGCTTCGGTATATTCATCCCAGGCATCCATTCAGATTCCTCAATGGTTGTGATGATCGTGCGCACCCCAGGCGAAATTTTCGATGTCGATGCCCTCCTTGGCCATATCATAGAGGGGCGACATTTCACGGAGGCGCCTGACGTGGGTTTCGAGCAAATCGAGTAAAATCTCTATATGTTCGCGGGTATTGCTGCGGCCGAGGCCGAAACGGATGGAGCAGTGCGCCAGGGTCTCTGGGACATTCAGCGCCCGCAGGACATAGGAGGACTGCAGGGAGGTCGAGGTGCAGGCGGAACCGGACGAAAGGGCGATCCCGCGGCAGGCCAGCATCAAGGACTCGCCTTCGACGAACGAGAAGCTGTAGTTCAGGTTGTTGGGCAGACGCTGAGTGGGATGGCCGTTGAGCACGACTCGATCGATGCGGCTTTCGATGCCTTTACGGAGCATCTCGCGCAATTCTATCAGCCGGGCGCTCTCGGCGGTCATATCGCGTCGAGCCATCAGAGCGGCGCGGCCTAGGCCGACGATGCCGGGGACGTTGAGGGTACCGGAGCGCATGCCGGACTCGTGTCCGCCGCCATGGAAGAGGGGTTGGAGCCGAATCCCCTTGCGGATATAGAGGGCACCCACTCCTTTGGGGCCATAGATCTTGTGACCGGAGATCGACAGCAGATCGATCTGGTCGCGGACCACCTGGATATCGATCTTGCCAAGCGCTTGAACCGCGTCTGTATGAAAAAGGATGCCGCGAGAGCGTGCGATAGCGCCGATGGCGGCCAGCGGCTGGGTGGTGCCGATCTCGCTGTTGGCCGCCTGGATGGAGATGAGGAAAGTATCCGACCGGATCAGCTGCTCCAGTGCGGCCAGATCGACGACGCCGTAGCGGTCGACGGGCGCTAGAGAGACATCAAATCCCTGTTCCTGTAAAAATTGAGCGGTATCGAGTATGGCCTTGTGTTCAATGGCCAGGGTTATGATATGGCCGGAGCGTTCCGGTCGCTGCAGTGCCAGGCCCTTGAGGACGAGGTTGTCCGATTCGGTGGCGCCGCTGGTGAAGATGATCTCGTCGCTGCGTTCGGCAGAGATCATCGCCGCGACCTCTTCCCGAGCGTTTTCAACGGCCGCGCGGGCGCGGCGGCCGAAATCATGGGTACTGCTCGAGGGATTGCCGAATTCCGTGGTGAGATACGGCATCATCGCCTCAAGGACCTCCGGCTCGAGGGGGGTGGTAGCGTGATGGTCCATATAGATAGGTTTCATAACACTCCTCACAAAGATCCTGCAGCGGATTGGCCCGCTCTCCAGGGGCTTGCTGCCGCCTAAAAATAGCAAATTAAACCGTGTTAATCAAGAACCGAATCTTATGCAACCTGAAATAAGGCCGCCAGCCGAAAAAAAACCGCCTCCGATCGGCAAGGATCGCAAGGCGGTTCTGATGGATGCAACTCCGTAGCGTCCAGAGGAGAGCCGCGTCCTCACCAGGTGGAATTCACATTTTTGGCAGAAGCCACTTCGCGATAGATCGCTTCTTCCGCATTTTGTGCCAGGGGCTGTTCGAGATTCAGCGGCTCGCAAAACGATGATTCGAGCAGGACGATGTGCTGTTCCTCTTCGAGGGCGAGGTCGCGGAAGAGCTGGCGCATATCACTTTCGTACATTCGGCGCGAAACCGTCACGAAAAAGTTGCGGATCTCGCTCTCATTTTTCTTGGCGTTGCGGATGACCTCGTTCGGATCGTCGCTGCAGGGGATCAGGGTGCCCAGCTTGTGTTTCTTGCCAAGATTGAGATAGAGGATCTTCTTGCCGCAGATGGCACTGTATTTACGAATGAGCTGTACGCGGTGGCTCTCTTCTTTTGCGGCCAGGCCCAGAAGAATGGCGATAGCGTCGTCGTTTTTAATCAAGGCTGCCGCTCTCTCGTAATACATCTTTATATCCATCTCGCACTGAATCGCCATTTTCAGAGCGTCCACAGCGCTCAATGTTCCGATCTTGTTCATATAATACCAACCTCCTTCCGGGCATGGCGCATTCCGCCATGCCTGATATCACATTGTATCATCAATATGGAGCCGAATTGCCATTTCTTTTTAAAATAGATATAATGTACAAAATAAAATTAAAATATCAAACAAATTCGGTACAATTTTTGATAGTACGCACGTTCACAATGCTCCCTCCCACACCGGACGAAAATACCCGTCTGCTCTTCTTTCTCTAACGAATCTGCCGGCCCGGGGTTCCATTTCCCGCCGTACCCAAACAAAAATCCTTCGTCCCGGCTGGGACGAAGGATCGATGGAATACAATATTCTGGATGCGGCAGCGGCTAATAGGCTTCCTCCTTTCGGTTCAGATAAATCGCGGGATTGAAGCGCGGATCGTTGTACATTTTGTACTGGCGGTAGACCTTGTGGCGTTTGCGCACCTGGCGCAATTCGAGGAAGAGTTTGTCCAGAGCTACCGCCAGATCCTGGCGCTGTTCGCGCAATACATTGCCGCGGATCTCGCACAGCTCCTTGAGATCAGGCGAGAGATCTTCGCGCTGTGCCTGTTCATCCATGTGAAAGATTTTAAGGGAGAGAATGGAGAGCCGGTCGATCATGCTGCCGGGGGTTTCGGAATTGAGTTCCACATCCCCGCCCGGATTGATTCCGGCCGCGTTGAGAACGTTGTCGATCCAGAGGTCAATGGTTTCGATGCCGTCGTTGCGCTGCTGGTTATGCAGGTCGATGGCGCGTTTGGCAGCAGCGATGGCCTTGTCAGCGACGTCCGTCCGCCGCGCTTCGTCTTCCTGGTGCCAGAGCCAGTAGTTGTGATAGTGAAGGGCCTGGGTCATCCCCTTGGGAGAAAGGCGGTCATCCGGCGGAATGGGGCCGGTCTCATGCCAGAGTTGGGTGAGGTCCTCAAACCATTCGATCAGGCTCATTCCTGAGAACGGTGCGAAGATATCAGTCAAGGATGCCACATGGACTCCTGGGTTCTGCGTCCAGCATTTAATCGATTTCATCGGTCAGGGTAGCCGCTGGGTCCGGACGGCAGCGGCGCCTTCCCGATACACTCTCTGGGCTTAATGTACTATCAAAGGTTTGAAAACGCAAGCGAAATTGTGCAAAATGGTGGCCTGCTCCTTTTCAACGCCAGACCTGTTTGCAGACGCGGAGGAAATTACCCCCGAGGATCTTCTCGACCTCCACACGATTATAGCCGTGTTTGAGCAGTTCCACCGTAAGGTTGGACAGATCGGCGGTGGAACGCAAACCGGCGGGCAGCGAATCGCTGACGCCGTCGAAATCAGAGCCCAGCGCTACATAGTCGATGCCGACCAGATGAACGATGTAATCAATATGAGCGATCACGGTGGCAATGGTCGCTGGTCTTCCGGAAGCGGCGATGAAGGGGGGATAAAAGATCACGCCGATCACCCCGCCCCCGGCGGCAATAGCCCGGATCTGGTCATCGCTGAGATTGCGTTTGTGAGCGCGCAGTCCGGCGGTCCCGGTATGGCTGTCGATAATGGGATTGCGGGTGGTAGCCAGGATATCCTCGATGGTTTTGGGACCGGCATGGGCCACGTCAATCAATATCCCCAGGGAATCGCAAGCCCGGACGACCCTACGGCCGAAATCAGAGAGCCCCACCGTATATTTGTTAAGGTCATCGCAAGAAGCGGCCCAACGGGTGCTGTTATTCCAGGTGAAGGTGAAAATCCGCATCCCGCGGTGATAAAGGTCATACAGTTTGTTGAGATCATCCTCGATCACATGACCACCCTCGACGCCGATGATATAGTCGACGGCCTGGGTGGCTGCACCGATCTCCTCAGCGCGGAGCACAGGCTGCAAACCCCCGGCAGTCATGGAGACTTCACTTTCGAGCCGGTCGAACATGTCGAGGGCGACATTGAAAGGATGGGTGGGGTATGCATCGGGATCGACCCAGACGGCCAGCACCTGCAGATCGATGCCTCCCTCTCGCATCCGCGGAAGATCGGTTTGCCACCAGCTGTGACGGTCAACAAGGTGGTAGGAGGCGTCGCCGATCATGCGTTCGAGAATATCATTATGGAGGTCGGCTACCAGAGTGTGATCGTGAATGTGCTCGAGTGTCCGCGGTATGTACTCGCTGCCGCTCAGTCCCGTCTCCAGGGTATCGGGGCAGTAGCCGAAGCTGCTGAAGGTAAGGCGATAGATCCCGCTCTTCGCGATTTCGGCCATCTCGCCGGCGGATTGCACTTCCCCCCCGCCCGCGGCAAAGGAACCCAGCCCGCCCCCACCGCCGCCGTCCAGTTGCACCATCTTGCCGCGCAGAGTCTGATTTTCGAAGTGTAGGAGGTAAAAGTAGAGGCCGGCCGCACCACGCGCGGACCATGGGATGCGGTGCGCGCCGGCGTCGAGAGACGCGGTGCGCGCGTCCACCAGCCGCCCGAGCGCGTCGTAGACCTCCAGCCGGACTGTACCGCTCCGCGGCAGAGAGAAGGAAATCGTGGTGGAGGGGTTGAACGGGTTGGGATAGTTGGCGTGGAGCTGCGCCTGCCGGGGCAGATGGGAGACGTCATTTTGCTCGATGCTCGTGATCAGCAGGCTCCAAGTCCCATCAGCGCCGGTGCGTACACTGTCGATGGTGCCACTCTCCAGGGGCTCGAGCGTGACCAGGGCCTTGGCCAGAGGGGTGCCATCCTTGCGGTCGGTGATCTTGCCGCTGATGGTCTGCGCCGTCAAGGGTGCAGTCAGGCCGAGAAGAATTACTAGCAGGGTGCGCGATGACATGGGCAGCTCTCTCTTATGGTCAGAGTCAGGGCGATGCAAGCCTTTTATCCACAGTTTGGATGCTCCAATATACAACTTTTTAACCGTTATGCAAAGGATGCATCGCTCGCAGAGAATTCAAATTGTATTTTATCTTAATTTTGTTTATGTTTTGCCTCAAACACGAGCCGCATCTTATATTGCCCGGGACCGATTCTTGGAAACCCTATTACTGGAAAAGCTCTTCCGGAAGTGCTATTCTGAAATTCCGGACCGCATCAACCCTCTCAAGGGGGACGGTTCCGAGCGGCGCATCTATCGCATGCAGAACGTCTATCGTTCGGTCATCGGCGTCGCCGGCGACAATCGTCCCGAGAATGAGGCTTTTTGTTCTTTCAGTGCCCACTTCGCCCGTTTTCATCTTCCGGTGCCGGCGATTTACGCCCTGGAGTTGGAGAACGGGATCTACCTGGAGCAGGATCTGGGATTTTTTACTCTTTTTGAATGGATGCAGCCGATCCGCGAGCGCGAGGGATTCAGTCCTGCCATTGTCGCCATGTATCAGAAAGTGCTCTCCTGGCTGCCGCACTTTCAGATCACCGCAGGCCGCACGCTCGATTACAGCTATTGTTACCAGCACGCCCGGTTCGGCCGTGAATCGATGCTGTGGGATCTCCGCTACTTTCAGCATCGGTTCCTCGTCAACTTTTACCGTCAGCCGCTGGATTCCCAGGCCCTGGGCCGGGATTTTGTACGCCTAGCTGATCATCTGCTTGAAGAGCCCACGGATTATTTTCTCTACCGAGATTTTCAGTCGCGCAATGTCATGATCCTGGACAATGAGCCCCATTTCATCGACTATCAATCCGGCCGCCGAGGGGCCCTGGAGTACGATGTCGCCTCCCTCCTCTTCGATGCCAAGGCCAACATCCCGCAGCCCGTTCGGGAGGCGCTGCTTGACCATTATCTTGGCGTGTTGCGCGAGGTCGAGCCGGTAGATGAGGAGCGGTTCCGGCGCTATTTTTACAGTTTTGTGCTCGTGCGCGTCCTGCAGGCTTTAGGGGCGTACGGCTATCTGGCCTCAGTCAAGGGGAAGAAGAACTTTTTAAAATCGGTGCCCTTTGCCCTGGCCAATATTGAAATCCTGCTGGAAAAGGCGGAGATTCTGGAAGAGCTGCCCATACTGCAGCGAATCCTCCTCGACCTCGTTGCCGAGCCGGCGCTGCGGCAATTCTGACCTCTTGGATGGACGGCCCATGGCTAAAAGGTTGACGATCACGATTTACAGCTTCGGTTACCATGTATCCGGGATTCCACCTGATCCCGGCGGTCACGGCGGCGGATTCGTTTTCGATTGCCGGGGTCTCCCCAATCCTGGTCGTCATCCGGATTTTATGTGTTTGACCGGCGAAGACGCCGAAGTGCAGCGCTATCTGGAGGCGCAGCCGGACGTGGGCCGTTTTATCGACCATGCTGCGGCTCTGATTGAGATCAGCGCCGCCAGCTATACGGCGCGGGGATTCGAGCGGCTGATGGTCAGCTTTGGCTGCACCGGCGGCCAGCATCGTTCAGTTTTCTGCGCCATAGGCGTCGCGGCGCGTTTGCGAGCGGCGGGGTATCACGTACAAGTCATCCATCTGGATAAACCGGATTTTTCATGAACGCGATGATTCTGGCGGCGGGCTTCGGCACACGTCTGCATCCCCTCACCCAAAATCGGCCCAAGGCCCTAGTCCCGCTGGCGGATCACCCCCTGCTCGAGATCAGCCTGCGGCGGCTGATGGCGGCCGGTTTTGACCGGATCGCGGTCAACGCGCATCATTTTGCCGAGCAGGTGCGCGAATGGCTCGCCGGGCACCCCTATCCCGGCGCGCAGATCTATCTCGAAGAGGAGAGTGAAATCCTCGGCACCGGCGGCGGCATTGCAGGGATGATTCCGCTGCTCGGCAGCGATCAGCCCATCCTGGTCCATAACGTCGATGTCCTCTCCACCCTCCCGCTGCGATCGTTTTACGACGCGCATCGCCGTCTCGAGCCGGAGGCGACCCTGGCGATCCAGCAGCGGAAGACCGAACGGTACTTGGTATTCGATGATCAGGCGCGACTCTGCGGCCGGGCCAGTGCGGAGCGGCATAATCAGGAGCTGATCTGCACCCCCCGCGGCCAACTCCACTATTTCGCTTTCAATGGCATCCAGGTCATCGAGCCCCGGCTCTTCCTGAACGCTCCTACCCACGCCTTCTCCAGCATCGATCACTATCTGGAGGCTGCGGCGGCAGGGGCGCGCATCATCGGTCTGAGGATGGATGAATGGTATTGGCGCGATCTGGGCCGGCCCGCCGATCTTGAAGCGGCAGCCGAAGATATTACCGGGGGTCTGGTATCGGTTGACTAAGGCAGGGTTCAGGCGTCAGGCTCAACGGCTTCCCAGGCCGATTCGATCTGACGCCGCAAGGCTTCTTTTTTCTCCGCGGGCAGAAACGCCCCTTCCACGCCATTCAGGACAATCTTACGCAGCTCCGCAGTCGTCAAATCAAAACTCTTTTGTGCGAGACGGTACTCATCGGTAAGGGTCACCTGAAAGACCTCGGGGTCGTCGGTATGCAGAGCGACCAGGAGCCCCTGGCGCAGAAAACAGGGGAAGGGATGCTGTGCAATTCCGGGGACCACGTTGAGTCGCAGATTGCTGCTGAGGCACTGGGTGAGAGGGATCTTTTCTGCCCGAAGGCGTTCGACCAGCGCCGGGTCCTCCATGGCGCGGGTGCCATGGTCGATCCGTTCCGCCTGGAGCAAGTCAAGGGCATCACGAACGCTCTCCGGGCCGCGCGCCTCGCCGGCATGGACCGTGCGGTGCAAGCATGCCTCGGTCGCGATGGCGAAGGTCCGAATAAATCCTGACTGCGGGAAGAGCGATTCATCCCCCGAAAGGCCGACGCCGGCGATCAGGGGATGGTCGAGGCGGGCCACCTGTTCCACCAGCGCCGCGGTTTTTTCGTCTCCATGGGAGCGCTGCAAATTGACGATCATGCGGGCCTGGATCTGCGGTGCGACTTGCCGCGTACAGAGATCGATCAGATCCACCGTCTCGGCCAAGTCAAAACCGAGGTCGAGATACTTCTGCAAGGCGCAATCAAACTCGACATAAAGAACGTTCTGATTGATCAGGGTCTGCAGCAGCTCACGAACGATCCTCTGCAAATCACCCGGCTGCTGCAGATGGTTTGATACGGTTCGCATGGCGGTGACGAACTGGCTGAGGTCCTCGAAGCGGTAGAGGCGTTCGACCTCGGCACTGCTCTTCGGTACATACCGCGCTCGATTGCGCTGCATCAGGGCAATAGCGGTCGCCGGTTGGATGGATCCCTCAAGATGAACATGCAGCTCGATCTTCGGCATCCGCCAGATGTAATCATTCTCCTGTTCCACTTCTCTTCCTCTTCCCCGGGCAATCCCGCGGCAAATGGCTTCTCCTAGCAACTAATATAGAATAAAAGAGCTGAAATAGCCAGAATAAAGTTATAAAAACGTGACCTTTTCCACAATCAGGGAGACGGCGCCGAATTGTTCATCTACTTTGCCATAGAGCACAAAGGGTCGTTTGGCGGTCATGCGATGGGCGAACTGTTCGTAGGCCCTTGGGAAAAAGGTTGTTTCGTAGATAGCGGTCGTATCCTCAAAGCTGAGGAATTCCATCAATTCCCGGTTCTTTGTCGTCGCCAGTTTGGCGGTTATCAGCCAGCCGATGGTGGTCACCCGTTCGCCGACATACTTCTCCAGATCGCAGCCGCGCACGTGGCGAATGCACGCCATACGCGCCCGATAAAGCTCAAGCGGATGAGCCGAGAGCAGGAATCCGAGAATCTCCTCCTCCATGCGCAGCACATCACGGGCTGAATAGTGCGGGGGCTGCGGCAAATGCGCTGTCTCGAAGGGTTCATTCTCGAAGAGAGAGAGGGTTGCCTGAGGTTTTTCGGACCGGCGGATGGAAAACTGGCGGAGCTGCCAGAGCAGCTGCGGACGGCTTTTTCCCGCCTCGAGGCCATCAAAGCAGCCCGCCTTGATGAGCAGAGCGGCATCGGCTGGTGTAATGGCCGTCCGTTTGAGGAAATCGGCCAGGCTCTCGAAGGGGCCCCGGCGAGCGCGTTCGGCCAACAGAGCCTCCCTCCCCTCGCGTGTGAGCGACTTGAGCTGCATCAGCCCGACGCGCACCTGGCGCCCCTTTCCGGTATACACGGCGCTGCTCTGGTTGATATCCGGGGGCAGAATCTCCAATCCCATGCGTCGCGCTTCGGAGATATAAGCGAAAGTGGAGTAATAGCCGCCCTGATTGCTGATCACCGCTGCGATGAATTCCGCCGGATAGTGAGCGCGCAGCCAGGCGGACTGGAAGGAGACCAGCGCGAAGGAGGCCGAATGAGGTTTGCAAAAGCTGTATTCGGCAAAGCTTAAGATCATCGCCCAGATCTGGTCGCACACCTCCGGTGTGGCGCCGTGCCGGGCTGCCCCGGCATAGAACCGCTCCTGATATTCGGCCAGCTGCCGCTGCTTATGCTTCTTGCCGATCACCTTGCGCAGCCCGTCGGCCGCGGAGGCATCAAAATCGGCTAAGGCGATGGCGACCTTGGAGACATCCTCCTGGTAGACCATGATGCCATAGGTCTCCTTGAGCAACGACTCCAGCCGCGGATGGAGGGGCTGCCAGCAGCCGCCATTGAGGCGCCGGACGTATTCGTTGATGTAGATCGCAGCGGCCGGACGGATGATTGAGCTGTGGATGACCAGGTGTTCAAAATCGCCCTTGCCGGTCTTGCGTTGCAGCTGGCGCATGGCGGGCGATTCGACATAAAAGACGCCGATGGTATCGCCCCGCGCCAGCAAATCCTGTGTAGCCGGGTCCTCGAGGGGATTGATGCGGCGAAAATCGATCTCAAGACCATAATTTTCGCGGATGGCAGCGCGGGCGTCGCGGATGACCGCCAGCGAGCGGTTGCCGAGGATGTCCATTTTGACCAGCCCCATCTCTTCGGCCTGATCCTTCTCCCATTGCACAACCATCACGCGGCTGACATCATGCGGCAGGCCACGATCTCCCGCCTTCGCTGCGTCGGAGCGCTGGAGGATCTTTTTCGCCGGCTGCAGGGGGACATAGCGGTCAAGGCCGTCCGGAGCGATGACAACCCCGCCGCAGTGGACGGAGAGATGTCGGGGGAAGCCGCGGATGCGCTCGGCCAGCCTGAGGATCTCAGGCCATGGCGCCTGCAGTTCAGTGCCCCGAAAAACGGGATGGGTGTGGATCATGGTTTCGATGCTGCCGGGTTGCCAGTAGCTGGTCATCTTTTTGGTGACCGCCCCGATCTCGGCATCCGGAAGGCCATAGACTTTGGCGATCTCGCGCACCGCCGACCGAGCCTTGAAGCAGTTGTGATTGGCGATCATCGCCACACAGCTTTGCCCCCAAGTGCGAAAGAGGTAGTCGAGGATGTCATCGCGCTCATCCCAGGGAAAGTCGACATCAATATCGGGCGGATCGCTGCGGCCGGGGTTTAGGAAACGCTCGAAGAACAGATCGTAGCGAATGGGATCGACATGGGTGATGCCGAGGCAATAGCTGACCAGGCTGGAGGCTGCCGAACCCCGGCCGCAGGTGCGCGGCGC
This portion of the bacterium genome encodes:
- a CDS encoding FprA family A-type flavoprotein — translated: MKPVLIKPDIYWIGALHPDLRIFDIIMQTKNGTTYNSYLIKGEKVAIIDTVKDKFSQPYLEHIAELTDYSEIAYIVIQHNEMDHSGSLAALLDKAPQAEVICSKPAARYVQNVLNRPVRIRTVENGETIDLGGKQLQFFPAPFIHWPDTMITLQPEAEILFTCDLFGAHFCDSHLFNDEITRDSWSDFAHYFGTIMRPFKKMVRNSLNKINELQFTMIAPSHGPILRQDLSKYLAAYEKWSEPLPVNEPRQLLIYYASAYGNTERMAAEIARGAKDAGVSVKVYDAMEIDLAAHLDRIEAADALAVGSPTVNGDAVKPVWDLLNSLVTLDLKGKIGASFGSMGWSGEAVSFLDQRLTSLKFKVIQPGLKATLVPGPEELQQCYDFGAGLARAMQA
- the nifU gene encoding Fe-S cluster assembly scaffold protein NifU gives rise to the protein MDAWDEYTEAVMDHYEHPRNVGMIEDADGVGIVGNPACGDVMKLTLRIENGHITDAKFKTFGCGAAIATSSMVTELVKGKSLDEALQISNKAVAKALGGLPKIKMHCSVLAEDALKAAIDDYRKRSKNKRDQEPQNG
- a CDS encoding cysteine desulfurase family protein, yielding MKPIYMDHHATTPLEPEVLEAMMPYLTTEFGNPSSSTHDFGRRARAAVENAREEVAAMISAERSDEIIFTSGATESDNLVLKGLALQRPERSGHIITLAIEHKAILDTAQFLQEQGFDVSLAPVDRYGVVDLAALEQLIRSDTFLISIQAANSEIGTTQPLAAIGAIARSRGILFHTDAVQALGKIDIQVVRDQIDLLSISGHKIYGPKGVGALYIRKGIRLQPLFHGGGHESGMRSGTLNVPGIVGLGRAALMARRDMTAESARLIELREMLRKGIESRIDRVVLNGHPTQRLPNNLNYSFSFVEGESLMLACRGIALSSGSACTSTSLQSSYVLRALNVPETLAHCSIRFGLGRSNTREHIEILLDLLETHVRRLREMSPLYDMAKEGIDIENFAWGAHDHHNH
- a CDS encoding ferritin family protein, translating into MNKIGTLSAVDALKMAIQCEMDIKMYYERAAALIKNDDAIAILLGLAAKEESHRVQLIRKYSAICGKKILYLNLGKKHKLGTLIPCSDDPNEVIRNAKKNESEIRNFFVTVSRRMYESDMRQLFRDLALEEEQHIVLLESSFCEPLNLEQPLAQNAEEAIYREVASAKNVNSTW
- a CDS encoding DUF4254 domain-containing protein, encoding MASLTDIFAPFSGMSLIEWFEDLTQLWHETGPIPPDDRLSPKGMTQALHYHNYWLWHQEDEARRTDVADKAIAAAKRAIDLHNQQRNDGIETIDLWIDNVLNAAGINPGGDVELNSETPGSMIDRLSILSLKIFHMDEQAQREDLSPDLKELCEIRGNVLREQRQDLAVALDKLFLELRQVRKRHKVYRQYKMYNDPRFNPAIYLNRKEEAY
- a CDS encoding membrane dipeptidase; this encodes MSSRTLLVILLGLTAPLTAQTISGKITDRKDGTPLAKALVTLEPLESGTIDSVRTGADGTWSLLITSIEQNDVSHLPRQAQLHANYPNPFNPSTTISFSLPRSGTVRLEVYDALGRLVDARTASLDAGAHRIPWSARGAAGLYFYLLHFENQTLRGKMVQLDGGGGGGLGSFAAGGGEVQSAGEMAEIAKSGIYRLTFSSFGYCPDTLETGLSGSEYIPRTLEHIHDHTLVADLHNDILERMIGDASYHLVDRHSWWQTDLPRMREGGIDLQVLAVWVDPDAYPTHPFNVALDMFDRLESEVSMTAGGLQPVLRAEEIGAATQAVDYIIGVEGGHVIEDDLNKLYDLYHRGMRIFTFTWNNSTRWAASCDDLNKYTVGLSDFGRRVVRACDSLGILIDVAHAGPKTIEDILATTRNPIIDSHTGTAGLRAHKRNLSDDQIRAIAAGGGVIGVIFYPPFIAASGRPATIATVIAHIDYIVHLVGIDYVALGSDFDGVSDSLPAGLRSTADLSNLTVELLKHGYNRVEVEKILGGNFLRVCKQVWR
- a CDS encoding phosphotransferase; translation: METLLLEKLFRKCYSEIPDRINPLKGDGSERRIYRMQNVYRSVIGVAGDNRPENEAFCSFSAHFARFHLPVPAIYALELENGIYLEQDLGFFTLFEWMQPIREREGFSPAIVAMYQKVLSWLPHFQITAGRTLDYSYCYQHARFGRESMLWDLRYFQHRFLVNFYRQPLDSQALGRDFVRLADHLLEEPTDYFLYRDFQSRNVMILDNEPHFIDYQSGRRGALEYDVASLLFDAKANIPQPVREALLDHYLGVLREVEPVDEERFRRYFYSFVLVRVLQALGAYGYLASVKGKKNFLKSVPFALANIEILLEKAEILEELPILQRILLDLVAEPALRQF
- a CDS encoding RNase adapter RapZ, with the protein product MAKRLTITIYSFGYHVSGIPPDPGGHGGGFVFDCRGLPNPGRHPDFMCLTGEDAEVQRYLEAQPDVGRFIDHAAALIEISAASYTARGFERLMVSFGCTGGQHRSVFCAIGVAARLRAAGYHVQVIHLDKPDFS
- a CDS encoding sugar phosphate nucleotidyltransferase — protein: MNAMILAAGFGTRLHPLTQNRPKALVPLADHPLLEISLRRLMAAGFDRIAVNAHHFAEQVREWLAGHPYPGAQIYLEEESEILGTGGGIAGMIPLLGSDQPILVHNVDVLSTLPLRSFYDAHRRLEPEATLAIQQRKTERYLVFDDQARLCGRASAERHNQELICTPRGQLHYFAFNGIQVIEPRLFLNAPTHAFSSIDHYLEAAAAGARIIGLRMDEWYWRDLGRPADLEAAAEDITGGLVSVD
- the add gene encoding adenosine deaminase — its product is MEQENDYIWRMPKIELHVHLEGSIQPATAIALMQRNRARYVPKSSAEVERLYRFEDLSQFVTAMRTVSNHLQQPGDLQRIVRELLQTLINQNVLYVEFDCALQKYLDLGFDLAETVDLIDLCTRQVAPQIQARMIVNLQRSHGDEKTAALVEQVARLDHPLIAGVGLSGDESLFPQSGFIRTFAIATEACLHRTVHAGEARGPESVRDALDLLQAERIDHGTRAMEDPALVERLRAEKIPLTQCLSSNLRLNVVPGIAQHPFPCFLRQGLLVALHTDDPEVFQVTLTDEYRLAQKSFDLTTAELRKIVLNGVEGAFLPAEKKEALRRQIESAWEAVEPDA